One Mycolicibacterium goodii genomic region harbors:
- a CDS encoding alpha/beta hydrolase gives MTSREPAWEPDVLPGFWQHTIGLGPDPDGEGDLFATLVRRGDPGDGTTRTEHAVLALHGYTDYFFNTELADRFAARGFVFYALDLPKCGRSRREGQTPHFTTDLARYDTELERALSIIADDTSGARVCLYGHSAGGLIVTLFADRMRRRGRLATHNVTGLVLNSPFFDLHGPGILRTAPTSATLRALARWRKLTVIRKPTRGGYGTTLHRDYHGEFDYNLDWKPVGGFPITLGWINAVRRGQARLHRGLDVGVPNLLLRSDHSVREVDDPAAIQRGDAVLDVRQIARWAGCVGGRSTIVPIAGAKHDVFLSLAEPRAEAYRELDRWLDEYLGLQNPSQRLVRDR, from the coding sequence GTGACGTCACGGGAACCCGCGTGGGAGCCGGATGTACTGCCGGGGTTCTGGCAACACACGATCGGACTCGGCCCCGACCCCGACGGCGAAGGCGACCTGTTCGCGACGCTGGTGCGGCGCGGTGATCCCGGGGACGGGACCACCCGGACCGAGCATGCGGTGCTGGCTCTGCACGGCTACACCGACTACTTTTTCAACACCGAGCTCGCCGATCGGTTCGCCGCACGCGGCTTCGTGTTCTACGCACTCGATCTGCCCAAGTGCGGCCGGTCCCGCCGGGAGGGGCAGACGCCGCACTTCACCACGGACTTGGCGCGGTACGACACCGAGCTGGAACGGGCGCTGTCGATCATCGCCGACGACACCTCTGGCGCGCGGGTGTGCCTCTACGGCCATTCCGCAGGCGGTCTGATCGTCACGCTGTTCGCCGACCGGATGCGTCGCCGCGGCAGGTTGGCGACGCACAACGTCACCGGGCTGGTGCTCAACAGCCCGTTCTTCGATCTGCACGGCCCGGGGATCCTGCGCACGGCGCCGACCTCGGCGACGCTGCGTGCGCTGGCACGGTGGCGCAAGCTCACGGTGATCCGCAAGCCCACCCGAGGTGGGTACGGCACCACGCTGCACCGGGATTACCACGGTGAATTCGACTACAACCTGGACTGGAAACCGGTGGGCGGCTTCCCGATCACACTCGGCTGGATCAACGCGGTCCGCCGGGGACAGGCGCGTCTGCACCGCGGTCTCGACGTCGGCGTGCCCAACCTGCTGCTGCGGTCGGACCACAGCGTGCGGGAGGTGGACGATCCCGCGGCGATACAGCGTGGCGACGCGGTTCTCGACGTCCGCCAGATCGCCCGCTGGGCCGGATGCGTGGGCGGCCGCAGCACGATCGTGCCGATCGCCGGCGCCAAACACGACGTGTTCCTGTCCTTGGCCGAACCCCGGGCCGAGGCCTACCGCGAACTCGACCGCTGGCTCGACGAATACCTGGGCCTGCAGAATCCATCACAACGACTTGTTCGGGACAGGTGA
- the mtr gene encoding mycothione reductase, with protein sequence MEHYDLTIIGTGSGNSILDDRYAGKKVAICEQGTFGGTCLNVGCIPTKMFVYAAEVAHSIRTSARYGIDAHIDKVRWPDIVDRVFGRIDPIAAGGEDYRRSNPDITVYASHTRFGPRTDDGRYTLRTEVGDEFTSDQVVIAAGSRTYIPPAVVECGVKYYTSDDIMRIPELPDDLVIIGGGFVSVEFAHVFSSLGVHVTIVVRGDGLLTHCDETVCHRFNDIAAKKWDVRTHENVIGSHQDGERIVLELDDGETISADALLVATGRVPNGDLLDAELAGVEVDEDGHVIVDEYQRTTARGIFALGDVSSDYQLKHVANHEARVVKENLLRDWDDTAALVASDHRFVPSAVFTDPQIATVGLTEIEARAAGHDVVVKVQDYGDTAYGWAMEDTTGIAKLIGERGTGRLLGAHIMGYQASSIIQPLIQAMSLGQTAQEIARGQYWIHPALPEVIENALLGLTD encoded by the coding sequence GTGGAGCACTACGATCTGACGATCATCGGCACGGGTTCTGGCAACAGCATCCTCGACGACCGTTACGCCGGTAAGAAGGTCGCGATCTGCGAGCAGGGCACATTCGGCGGCACGTGCCTGAACGTCGGATGCATCCCGACCAAGATGTTCGTGTATGCCGCCGAGGTGGCGCACAGTATCCGCACGAGCGCGCGATACGGGATCGACGCCCATATCGACAAGGTGCGTTGGCCCGACATCGTCGACCGGGTCTTCGGACGGATCGACCCGATCGCCGCGGGGGGCGAGGACTACCGGCGATCCAACCCCGACATCACGGTGTATGCGAGCCACACCCGGTTCGGGCCGAGGACCGACGACGGCCGCTACACGCTGCGCACCGAGGTCGGTGACGAGTTCACGAGCGATCAGGTCGTGATCGCCGCGGGGTCTCGCACCTACATCCCGCCTGCCGTCGTGGAGTGCGGCGTCAAGTACTACACGAGTGACGACATCATGCGGATCCCGGAACTGCCCGATGATCTCGTGATCATCGGCGGCGGGTTCGTGTCCGTGGAGTTCGCGCACGTGTTCTCCTCACTGGGCGTGCACGTCACGATCGTGGTGCGCGGCGACGGCCTGTTGACGCACTGCGACGAGACGGTCTGCCACCGGTTCAACGACATCGCCGCCAAAAAGTGGGACGTGCGCACCCACGAGAACGTGATCGGGTCCCATCAGGACGGCGAGCGCATCGTGCTCGAACTCGACGACGGCGAGACCATCTCCGCGGACGCGCTTCTCGTGGCCACCGGTCGGGTGCCCAACGGTGATCTGCTCGACGCCGAACTGGCCGGGGTCGAGGTCGACGAGGATGGTCACGTGATCGTCGACGAGTACCAACGCACCACGGCGCGTGGGATTTTCGCACTCGGAGACGTGTCGTCGGATTACCAGCTCAAGCATGTGGCCAACCACGAGGCGCGCGTGGTCAAGGAGAACCTGTTGCGCGACTGGGACGACACCGCGGCGCTGGTGGCCAGCGATCACCGGTTCGTGCCGTCAGCGGTGTTCACCGATCCGCAGATCGCGACAGTCGGCCTGACCGAGATCGAGGCGCGTGCGGCAGGTCACGACGTCGTGGTCAAGGTCCAGGACTACGGCGACACCGCGTACGGCTGGGCCATGGAGGACACCACCGGCATCGCCAAGCTGATCGGCGAACGCGGCACCGGCAGGCTGCTGGGCGCCCACATCATGGGCTACCAGGCGTCGTCGATCATCCAACCGCTCATCCAGGCGATGAGCCTGGGCCAGACGGCCCAGGAGATCGCACGCGGCCAGTACTGGATCCACCCCGCGCTGCCGGAGGTGATCGAGAACGCGCTGCTGGGCCTGACCGACTAG
- a CDS encoding energy-coupling factor ABC transporter ATP-binding protein: MTGRDAAISIEGLRHVYPDGHIALDGVDLEVAVGERVAVLGPNGAGKTTLMLHLNGVLTPTSGTVRISGVPVERPNLRDIRRRVGLVFQDPDDQLFMPTVAQDVAFGPANFGVTGEELAARVRHALDLVSLTEHADRSPAHLSGGQRRRAALATVLACDVEILVLDEPSANLDPVARRELAETLAALEVTMLVVTHDLPYAAQLCTRAVIVDHGRVVADGEIGTILSDTTLLAAHRLELPWGFDIPARARF, from the coding sequence ATGACAGGGCGCGACGCCGCGATCTCGATCGAAGGGCTGCGCCACGTGTATCCCGACGGCCACATCGCCCTCGACGGCGTCGACCTCGAGGTCGCCGTGGGCGAGCGGGTGGCGGTGCTCGGGCCCAACGGCGCCGGTAAGACCACGCTGATGCTGCACCTCAACGGCGTGCTCACCCCCACATCGGGAACGGTCCGGATCTCGGGGGTGCCGGTGGAGCGGCCGAATCTGCGCGACATCCGTCGGCGCGTCGGGCTCGTGTTCCAGGACCCCGACGATCAACTGTTCATGCCGACCGTCGCCCAGGATGTCGCCTTCGGCCCGGCGAATTTCGGGGTGACGGGGGAGGAGTTGGCGGCCCGGGTCCGTCACGCGCTCGATCTGGTGTCCCTCACCGAGCACGCCGACCGCAGCCCGGCGCACCTTTCCGGCGGGCAGCGGCGACGTGCCGCGCTCGCGACGGTGCTGGCGTGCGACGTCGAAATCCTCGTCCTCGACGAGCCGTCGGCAAACCTTGACCCCGTGGCCCGCCGTGAACTTGCCGAAACCCTTGCGGCACTGGAGGTGACGATGCTCGTCGTCACCCACGACCTGCCATACGCAGCGCAACTGTGCACGCGTGCGGTGATCGTCGACCATGGACGGGTGGTCGCAGACGGGGAGATCGGCACGATCCTGTCCGACACGACGCTTCTCGCCGCGCACCGGCTCGAATTGCCATGGGGGTTCGACATCCCGGCGCGGGCCCGGTTCTGA
- the cbiQ gene encoding cobalt ECF transporter T component CbiQ has product MGGGHAHPLYHHGDSVLHSTAPEVKIVALVVFVLAVVATPRELFWPFAVYALIIVAMWRLARIPLAWVLPRMLIEAPFLVLAVLLPFAEGGERIRFAGVHLSVSGLYAAWGIVVKGTLGVAASLTVAATTTARELPLALSRLRVPGTVISMITLMIRYIDVLTTEANRMRMARISRGDSPRGLHQAGALAKGVGALFLRSYERGERVYLAMLSRGYDGRIPELAVGTGSPAAATARQWMVAALPVSTAVVVAVTSWALR; this is encoded by the coding sequence ATGGGTGGCGGACACGCGCATCCGCTGTACCACCACGGTGATTCGGTGCTGCACAGCACCGCCCCCGAGGTGAAGATCGTCGCTCTGGTCGTCTTCGTGCTCGCGGTGGTGGCGACGCCGCGTGAGCTGTTCTGGCCGTTCGCGGTGTACGCGTTGATCATCGTGGCGATGTGGCGGTTGGCGAGGATTCCTCTGGCCTGGGTGCTGCCGCGCATGCTCATCGAGGCGCCGTTTCTGGTCCTGGCGGTCCTGTTGCCCTTCGCCGAAGGAGGAGAACGCATCCGGTTCGCCGGAGTGCACCTTTCCGTATCCGGTCTGTACGCGGCGTGGGGGATCGTCGTCAAAGGCACATTGGGCGTTGCGGCCTCGCTCACCGTCGCCGCCACGACGACGGCGCGTGAGCTTCCACTGGCGCTGAGCCGGCTCCGAGTGCCTGGCACGGTGATCTCGATGATCACCTTGATGATCCGGTACATCGACGTCCTGACCACCGAGGCGAACCGGATGCGTATGGCCAGGATCTCACGCGGGGACTCGCCTCGGGGGCTGCACCAGGCCGGCGCGCTCGCGAAAGGTGTCGGAGCGCTATTCCTGCGCTCATACGAGCGCGGCGAGCGTGTGTACCTGGCCATGTTGTCGCGGGGTTATGACGGGCGGATTCCGGAACTCGCCGTGGGCACGGGATCGCCTGCCGCTGCCACCGCCCGGCAGTGGATGGTGGCGGCCTTGCCGGTGAGTACCGCGGTTGTGGTGGCGGTGACATCGTGGGCGCTGCGATGA
- a CDS encoding PDGLE domain-containing protein: MFWIGFAAIILMVAGGVSYLASASPDGLDSATLQGCQIVETDRGEELVGECIAQHATEHVMAGSPLADYSIGGREGTGGLAGIVGALVTVVVAGGAFWVIARRNSARHVDN; encoded by the coding sequence ATGTTCTGGATCGGCTTCGCCGCGATCATCCTGATGGTCGCCGGTGGCGTGTCCTACCTGGCCAGTGCCAGCCCCGACGGCTTGGACTCCGCCACTCTGCAAGGTTGTCAGATCGTCGAGACCGACCGCGGCGAGGAACTCGTCGGCGAGTGCATCGCGCAGCACGCCACCGAACATGTGATGGCCGGGTCGCCGTTGGCGGATTACTCGATCGGGGGCCGCGAGGGCACCGGCGGACTCGCAGGCATCGTCGGAGCCCTGGTGACCGTGGTGGTCGCCGGTGGTGCCTTCTGGGTGATCGCACGTCGCAACAGCGCACGTCACGTGGACAACTGA
- a CDS encoding energy-coupling factor ABC transporter permease — MAIEIVAMHMSDGIVNARTSVAFGVIAVAALGFCALRARDELDERTVPLAGLVAAFIFAVQMVNFPILPGVSGHLLGGALAAILVGPYTGALCIAIVLVVQSLLFADGGVSALGTNITNMALIGVATGYATAVALYRLLRRREGTSTLGFVAFVAALVGTVCASMGFVIEYAIGGAATTSVGAVAAYLLGTHALIGIGEGVITALTVTAVARVRPDLVYVMRRRRTEVAA; from the coding sequence ATGGCCATTGAGATCGTTGCCATGCACATGAGTGATGGCATCGTCAACGCCCGGACGTCGGTGGCGTTCGGCGTCATAGCCGTTGCGGCTCTTGGTTTCTGCGCCCTGCGAGCCCGCGACGAACTCGATGAGCGGACCGTGCCACTGGCGGGCCTCGTCGCGGCCTTCATCTTCGCCGTGCAGATGGTGAATTTCCCGATTCTCCCCGGGGTCAGTGGGCACCTGCTCGGTGGAGCCCTCGCGGCGATCCTGGTCGGGCCCTACACCGGAGCGCTGTGCATCGCGATCGTGTTGGTCGTGCAGTCCCTGCTGTTCGCCGACGGCGGGGTGAGCGCGCTGGGGACGAACATCACCAACATGGCATTGATCGGCGTGGCCACCGGCTATGCGACGGCAGTTGCGCTGTACCGCCTGCTGCGGCGCCGCGAAGGGACCTCGACACTGGGTTTCGTGGCGTTCGTCGCCGCTCTCGTGGGAACGGTATGTGCCTCAATGGGATTCGTCATCGAATACGCGATCGGTGGGGCCGCGACGACGTCGGTGGGCGCGGTGGCGGCCTACCTGCTCGGCACCCACGCGCTGATCGGCATCGGCGAGGGTGTCATCACGGCCCTGACCGTCACCGCGGTGGCACGGGTCCGGCCGGATCTGGTGTACGTGATGCGGCGTCGGCGTACGGAGGTGGCAGCGTGA
- a CDS encoding ArsR/SmtB family transcription factor — protein MDAVDGHAQVERATAALVDVDTSTWAQRFDLLSDPNRLEILLVLHRAPGIFVGDLAVALGRSENAVSQALRILRQQGWVSSTRVGRAVSYRLEDEIVHELLHWIGARHG, from the coding sequence GTGGACGCCGTCGATGGTCACGCACAGGTCGAGCGGGCGACGGCTGCGTTGGTTGATGTCGACACCTCGACGTGGGCCCAGCGCTTCGATCTCCTGTCCGACCCGAACCGGCTGGAGATCCTGCTCGTCCTGCACCGGGCGCCGGGGATCTTCGTCGGTGATCTCGCCGTTGCGCTCGGGCGCTCGGAAAACGCCGTGTCGCAAGCTCTTCGGATCCTCCGCCAGCAGGGCTGGGTCAGTTCGACCCGTGTCGGCCGTGCGGTGAGCTACCGGCTCGAAGACGAGATCGTGCACGAACTGCTCCATTGGATCGGCGCGCGACACGGTTAG
- a CDS encoding FadR/GntR family transcriptional regulator yields the protein MTTDGSKTSGRGATDDIFTKVNPGRASEMIVDQIRLLIRDGHLKPGDRLPAERELGDRFGVSRVTVREALRGLEANGMVTIKVGARGGAFVTAPTSARVGEGIIDLLSMSGLTDREITEARQVFELGIIPLVCERATEEDIKDLLEICDRGDAAAEAGSYPMELSAEFHTRVAKASHNAAIAMLAESFHGPTLLSLRHVQEGHPEMGIRGNREHRQFVMAVKKGDVEKATTVMRTHLGRTARHVKG from the coding sequence ATGACTACTGACGGTTCCAAGACTTCGGGTCGCGGAGCAACCGACGACATCTTCACCAAGGTCAATCCCGGCCGGGCCTCCGAGATGATCGTCGACCAGATCCGGCTGCTGATCCGCGACGGCCACCTGAAGCCCGGCGACCGGCTTCCCGCCGAACGTGAGCTCGGCGACCGGTTCGGTGTCAGCCGCGTCACCGTGCGCGAGGCATTACGCGGACTGGAGGCCAACGGGATGGTGACCATCAAGGTCGGCGCGCGCGGCGGAGCTTTCGTGACCGCACCCACCAGCGCCCGCGTCGGGGAGGGCATCATCGACCTCCTCAGCATGTCCGGGTTGACCGACAGAGAGATCACCGAGGCACGACAGGTCTTCGAACTCGGCATCATCCCCCTGGTGTGCGAGCGCGCCACCGAAGAGGACATCAAGGATCTTCTCGAGATCTGCGACCGCGGGGACGCGGCCGCGGAAGCAGGGTCCTATCCGATGGAACTGTCGGCGGAGTTTCACACCCGGGTGGCCAAAGCCAGTCACAATGCCGCGATCGCCATGCTGGCCGAGTCGTTCCACGGCCCGACCCTGTTGTCGCTGCGCCACGTCCAGGAGGGCCATCCCGAAATGGGTATCCGCGGCAACCGCGAACACCGTCAGTTCGTGATGGCGGTCAAGAAGGGCGATGTCGAGAAGGCCACCACGGTCATGCGGACCCATCTGGGCCGCACCGCACGCCACGTCAAAGGCTGA
- a CDS encoding alpha/beta fold hydrolase: MTTDTRTDGSTTSIAVVDGIATHYRVAGSGPPLLMYSPGGFNATLANWENHGLYHRTRMLARLQERFRCITFDKRESGRSGGRFERVRWADYVRQGVGLLDHLGIERAHLMGACVGCSIAALTAVRHPDRVAGMVLYSPAGGPRYRMKQHSRFRAHLAYAAEHGLAGVASLAATSDAAFSADGRVGPWASVLRSDAEFAARYAELDAERYQDTVAAMGRLLFDRDTVPGAEPEDLMALEIPTLIVPGEDSSHAPSAARYLQECIPANEFWDVPVAHQTEQSAPRRVTDFLASVSL; the protein is encoded by the coding sequence ATGACGACGGACACGAGAACCGACGGCTCCACCACCTCGATCGCCGTCGTCGACGGAATCGCCACGCACTACCGCGTGGCAGGTTCCGGGCCGCCACTGTTGATGTACTCGCCGGGTGGATTCAACGCCACCTTGGCGAACTGGGAGAACCACGGTCTGTACCACCGCACCCGGATGCTGGCCCGGCTCCAGGAGCGCTTCAGGTGCATCACGTTCGACAAGCGCGAGTCCGGGAGGTCCGGTGGCCGGTTCGAGCGGGTGCGCTGGGCCGACTATGTCCGGCAGGGGGTCGGACTACTGGACCACTTGGGAATCGAACGCGCACACCTCATGGGGGCCTGCGTCGGTTGCTCGATCGCAGCACTCACGGCCGTCAGGCACCCGGACCGCGTGGCGGGCATGGTGCTGTACTCGCCGGCGGGGGGACCGCGGTACCGCATGAAGCAGCACTCGCGGTTTCGTGCCCATCTCGCCTACGCGGCCGAACACGGCCTCGCGGGCGTCGCGTCGCTGGCGGCGACCTCCGACGCCGCGTTCTCGGCAGACGGGCGTGTCGGGCCCTGGGCATCGGTGTTGCGGTCCGACGCCGAATTCGCGGCTCGCTATGCGGAATTGGACGCCGAACGCTATCAGGACACGGTCGCTGCGATGGGCAGGCTGCTCTTCGACCGCGACACCGTACCCGGAGCCGAACCCGAGGATCTCATGGCGCTTGAGATTCCGACGCTCATCGTCCCGGGGGAGGACAGCTCGCATGCGCCGTCCGCTGCTCGTTACCTGCAGGAGTGCATACCGGCGAACGAGTTCTGGGATGTTCCGGTCGCGCACCAGACCGAGCAGAGCGCACCGCGGCGCGTGACGGACTTCCTGGCGTCGGTCAGCCTTTGA
- a CDS encoding 3-methyl-2-oxobutanoate hydroxymethyltransferase codes for MAEKVNLGDLQAMKVRGRKIVGVVAWDYQMARIVDRAGVDIVSVGDTVGINLWGQPNPLEVTMDQMIVVCQAVRRGVRRALLTVDLPFGPVQEGPEHAVRAAIRFVKEAGVDMVKLDAASDHIEAVSAVTRAGIPVFAQFGITPQTSLRYGVTYSATPSAGDAVPDELLDEMIGEAKRLEAAGAALLNFTNSGPVVGPAVAQSVSIPVLGGFGGGPWLDGRVRMATAAIGYSADALDAPPDTYANVAQIAFDAISAYADDVRAARQIAGGIRT; via the coding sequence ATGGCGGAGAAGGTGAATCTGGGCGATCTGCAGGCGATGAAAGTCCGAGGACGCAAGATCGTCGGAGTGGTCGCCTGGGACTACCAGATGGCCAGGATCGTCGATCGAGCCGGCGTCGACATCGTCTCGGTGGGCGATACGGTCGGTATCAACCTGTGGGGCCAGCCGAATCCTCTCGAAGTGACGATGGACCAGATGATCGTCGTCTGCCAGGCGGTGCGGCGTGGGGTGCGCCGCGCTTTGCTCACCGTCGATCTTCCGTTCGGACCGGTGCAGGAAGGGCCTGAGCATGCGGTCCGGGCGGCCATCCGGTTCGTCAAAGAGGCCGGCGTCGACATGGTCAAGCTCGACGCCGCGTCCGACCACATCGAGGCGGTGTCGGCGGTCACCAGGGCAGGCATCCCGGTGTTCGCGCAATTCGGGATCACTCCGCAGACATCGTTGAGGTACGGCGTCACCTACAGTGCCACACCGTCCGCGGGCGACGCCGTCCCCGACGAGCTGCTCGACGAGATGATCGGTGAGGCAAAGCGTCTCGAGGCTGCCGGTGCCGCACTACTCAATTTCACGAACTCCGGGCCCGTCGTCGGCCCCGCCGTCGCACAGTCCGTGTCGATACCGGTGCTCGGCGGATTCGGCGGCGGCCCATGGCTCGACGGCCGGGTCCGCATGGCCACCGCGGCGATCGGGTACAGCGCCGACGCGCTCGACGCCCCGCCGGACACCTACGCCAACGTCGCACAGATCGCGTTCGACGCGATCTCGGCGTACGCCGACGACGTGCGCGCGGCGCGCCAGATCGCCGGAGGGATCCGGACATGA
- a CDS encoding 3-methyl-2-oxobutanoate hydroxymethyltransferase, whose protein sequence is MIARPILGSSCARATSTAEMRYRIDRPIRGRNGARIVALDPGAEVIVARISRERWGNARFLSLAGPVDDVGGSEAVPLCDSSGASSNLLAELVDADVVIMVATTDADAAAATVIGAACTVRAIMTAGLVIGPQSRIGAAVTALRPHARVLMVGGDERDVVDLLAALRA, encoded by the coding sequence ATGATCGCTCGACCGATCCTGGGAAGCAGTTGTGCGCGGGCCACATCGACGGCGGAGATGCGCTACCGGATCGACCGTCCGATCCGCGGACGCAACGGTGCCAGGATCGTGGCGCTCGACCCGGGCGCCGAAGTGATAGTGGCACGCATCTCGCGGGAGCGGTGGGGCAACGCCCGGTTCCTGTCGCTGGCAGGTCCGGTCGACGACGTCGGCGGGTCGGAAGCGGTGCCACTGTGCGACTCCTCCGGTGCGTCTTCGAATCTGCTCGCCGAGCTGGTCGACGCCGATGTGGTGATCATGGTGGCCACGACGGACGCCGATGCCGCCGCCGCGACGGTCATCGGCGCGGCGTGCACCGTGCGCGCGATCATGACCGCGGGACTGGTGATCGGCCCGCAGTCGCGGATCGGCGCCGCGGTCACCGCGCTTCGCCCGCACGCGCGGGTTCTGATGGTCGGCGGCGACGAACGTGACGTCGTCGATCTGCTGGCCGCACTACGGGCGTAA
- a CDS encoding aromatic ring-hydroxylating dioxygenase subunit alpha translates to MTRTGPGTPMGELFRQYWIPALLAEELPEDDCPPVRVKLLSERMIAFRDSAGRYGLIDEFCAHRGASLWFGRNEEGGLRCPYHGWKYDVTGEAVEIPSEPENSTFCAHVKLTSYPLVKIGDVLWTYMGAPEKQPPLPEFEFSLVPPEQTYTSKRWQECNWLQAFEGGIDSSHVSFLHSGGLKSDPLFKGTKGNEYNMGDLKPYFEVADFEGGLFVGARRNAEEDSYYWRITPWVMPCFTMVPPRGDHPVHGHFWIPIDDENCWAYSFDYHPVRALTAAEVQAMREGHGVHSDNIPGTYRPKANKDNDYLIDREAQKRGDTYSGVKGIAMQDASLQESMGPIVDRTKEMLVSADSGIIKARQKLKRAAEALRDKGITPPGVDPAHHRVRSAAVVLPRDASFIEACREDLSVREGVRQSSV, encoded by the coding sequence TTGACCAGGACGGGACCGGGCACGCCGATGGGGGAATTGTTCCGGCAGTACTGGATTCCGGCGCTGCTGGCCGAGGAACTTCCCGAGGACGACTGCCCGCCGGTGCGCGTGAAACTGCTCAGTGAGCGAATGATCGCGTTCCGAGACAGTGCCGGGCGGTATGGGCTCATAGACGAGTTCTGCGCACATCGCGGTGCGTCGCTGTGGTTCGGCCGTAACGAGGAGGGGGGTCTCCGCTGCCCCTACCACGGGTGGAAGTACGACGTGACCGGAGAGGCCGTCGAGATCCCGTCCGAGCCCGAGAACTCCACCTTCTGTGCACACGTGAAACTGACGTCCTATCCGCTTGTCAAGATCGGCGATGTGCTGTGGACGTACATGGGCGCGCCTGAAAAGCAGCCGCCGCTACCCGAATTCGAGTTCTCTCTGGTGCCGCCCGAGCAGACCTACACCTCGAAGCGGTGGCAGGAATGCAACTGGCTGCAGGCGTTCGAAGGCGGTATCGACTCCAGCCACGTGTCGTTCCTGCACTCCGGTGGGCTGAAATCGGATCCCCTCTTCAAGGGCACCAAGGGCAACGAGTACAACATGGGCGATCTCAAACCGTATTTCGAGGTCGCTGACTTCGAGGGGGGCCTGTTCGTCGGGGCGCGGCGCAATGCCGAGGAGGACAGCTACTACTGGCGCATCACGCCGTGGGTGATGCCCTGTTTCACGATGGTGCCGCCACGTGGCGACCATCCGGTTCACGGGCACTTCTGGATCCCGATCGACGACGAGAACTGCTGGGCCTACTCGTTCGACTACCACCCGGTGCGGGCGCTCACCGCGGCCGAGGTTCAGGCGATGCGCGAGGGCCACGGCGTGCACAGCGACAACATCCCCGGCACGTACCGTCCGAAGGCCAACAAGGACAACGATTACCTCATCGACCGAGAGGCGCAGAAGCGCGGTGACACCTATTCGGGTGTCAAAGGCATCGCGATGCAGGACGCGTCTCTGCAGGAGAGCATGGGGCCGATCGTGGACCGGACCAAGGAGATGCTGGTATCCGCGGACAGCGGCATCATCAAAGCGCGCCAGAAACTGAAGAGGGCAGCCGAGGCCTTGCGGGACAAGGGAATCACACCACCGGGAGTGGACCCGGCACATCACCGGGTGCGTTCGGCGGCCGTCGTCCTGCCCAGGGATGCCTCGTTCATCGAAGCGTGCCGTGAAGACCTCTCGGTGCGCGAGGGCGTTCGGCAGTCGTCGGTATGA
- a CDS encoding NAD(P)-dependent oxidoreductase, protein MIGLIGIGDMGLPIAGHLVAGGFEVLAYDVNSDRLAAAVVAGTQSASGTPDVAKRANIVVACLPTDDQMADVAEELVAHCDPGLLLVVTGTHSLKFMGQLAERVASAGVRLIDAPVVFGAQGAREGNLLSLCGGRPDDVERARPVLMAYSRGVEHVGPLGAGQLAKTCNNLLHWIHCVANFEALAIAKRYGVDAQRMREVLMKCPGDNGTLRRWDTTRFTWHEKDMDLVIDLAQQAGLVLPLSGHVDQLVKTMTAADVAALLYGSECDYLGRRITVLPPGEGGL, encoded by the coding sequence ATGATCGGGCTGATCGGCATTGGTGACATGGGGCTTCCGATCGCGGGACACCTCGTGGCCGGTGGATTCGAGGTTCTCGCCTACGACGTGAACTCCGATCGTCTCGCGGCGGCTGTCGTCGCAGGCACACAGTCCGCGTCGGGAACGCCGGATGTGGCCAAGCGAGCGAACATCGTCGTGGCGTGCCTGCCCACCGACGACCAAATGGCCGATGTCGCCGAAGAACTGGTCGCGCACTGTGACCCCGGACTGCTCCTCGTCGTGACCGGCACTCACAGCCTGAAGTTCATGGGGCAGCTCGCCGAACGTGTCGCGTCCGCAGGCGTGCGTCTCATCGACGCGCCGGTGGTGTTCGGCGCACAGGGGGCCCGCGAAGGGAACCTGCTCTCCCTGTGCGGCGGCCGCCCTGATGACGTCGAGCGGGCGCGGCCGGTACTGATGGCCTACAGCCGCGGCGTCGAACACGTGGGCCCGCTCGGTGCCGGTCAACTCGCCAAGACGTGCAACAACCTGCTGCACTGGATCCACTGCGTGGCGAATTTCGAGGCACTGGCGATCGCCAAGCGGTACGGCGTCGACGCGCAACGGATGCGCGAGGTGCTCATGAAGTGCCCCGGCGACAACGGAACTCTGCGGAGGTGGGACACCACGCGCTTCACCTGGCATGAGAAGGACATGGATCTGGTCATCGACCTGGCGCAGCAGGCAGGGCTCGTGCTGCCGCTGTCCGGGCACGTGGACCAGCTCGTCAAGACCATGACCGCGGCCGACGTCGCGGCGCTGTTGTACGGTTCGGAATGCGACTACCTGGGGCGCCGGATAACGGTGTTGCCGCCCGGCGAGGGTGGGTTATAA